The Lysobacter sp. HDW10 genome window below encodes:
- a CDS encoding DUF3106 domain-containing protein: protein MKLHSFVFAAMVALCAPAFAEPQSAPAKPTLGTWDSLTPAQRETLIAPMRARWDDNPSTRGEMMARSQHWASMTPAERKMAQRGMHRWEKLNPMQRAEAKQLYLRMKTMSPEARSALRDQWHSMSAEQRAAWLKANPPQ, encoded by the coding sequence ATGAAACTGCACAGTTTTGTTTTCGCAGCGATGGTCGCCTTGTGCGCCCCTGCGTTTGCCGAACCGCAAAGCGCACCGGCGAAACCGACCTTAGGGACTTGGGATAGCTTGACGCCTGCACAACGCGAAACATTGATTGCACCCATGCGTGCGCGCTGGGATGACAACCCTTCGACCCGCGGTGAAATGATGGCGCGTTCGCAGCATTGGGCGTCGATGACCCCGGCAGAGCGCAAAATGGCACAGCGCGGCATGCATCGCTGGGAAAAATTGAACCCAATGCAGCGTGCAGAGGCGAAACAGCTCTATTTGCGTATGAAGACGATGTCCCCTGAGGCGCGCAGCGCATTGCGCGACCAATGGCATTCGATGAGCGCCGAACAACGGGCCGCCTGGTTGAAGGCAAACCCGCCGCAATAA
- a CDS encoding RNA polymerase sigma factor, whose amino-acid sequence MTETVEAKTWPNINAFFKDVNARAFRFAEYGLRSRDDAMDAVQDAMMKMLAYGDRPSNEWTPLFWRILRTRVIDMQRRRKFRLSWMLGGIEEDSSVAWADTSADPSRSYDNRDAFTHFTRAMRTLPARQREAFNLRVLEELDVATTASVMGCSEGSVKTHLSRARAALQPFLEDFS is encoded by the coding sequence ATGACCGAGACTGTCGAAGCTAAAACTTGGCCGAACATCAATGCGTTCTTTAAGGACGTCAATGCGCGTGCGTTCCGCTTTGCCGAATACGGTTTGCGCAGTCGAGACGATGCAATGGACGCCGTGCAAGACGCGATGATGAAAATGTTGGCTTACGGTGATCGGCCTTCGAACGAATGGACGCCATTGTTTTGGCGGATTTTGCGGACGCGCGTGATTGATATGCAGCGTCGTCGCAAGTTCCGATTGAGTTGGATGTTAGGTGGTATTGAAGAGGATTCAAGTGTGGCTTGGGCCGACACATCTGCCGACCCGTCGCGTAGTTATGACAACCGTGACGCATTTACACACTTCACGCGCGCCATGCGCACGCTCCCCGCGCGACAGCGCGAAGCATTCAACCTACGTGTTCTGGAAGAGTTAGATGTGGCAACCACCGCAAGTGTGATGGGCTGTAGCGAAGGATCGGTCAAAACGCACCTTTCGCGTGCACGTGCAGCTTTGCAACCGTTTTTGGAGGATTTCTCATGA
- the sufT gene encoding putative Fe-S cluster assembly protein SufT yields the protein MYSRSSEPIKFERDCDVVLVPSGENVVMPAGSIGYITQSLGGSWTVFVEGNLMRIAGKDADAIGKEPPTPIELPEGATVDDIEKLVWQQLRTCFDPEIPINVVELGLVYSAELSQLESGNYRADVRMTLTAPGCGMGDILVDDVRSKLELIPTLEDADVELVFDPPWNRNMMSDAAKLETGMF from the coding sequence ATGTATTCTCGAAGCAGTGAACCGATCAAATTCGAGCGCGATTGCGATGTCGTGCTTGTCCCCTCTGGCGAAAATGTGGTGATGCCGGCGGGCAGCATCGGCTACATCACCCAATCACTGGGCGGCAGCTGGACAGTCTTCGTGGAAGGCAATCTGATGCGTATTGCCGGCAAGGATGCAGACGCTATCGGCAAAGAACCGCCGACGCCCATCGAACTGCCGGAAGGGGCGACGGTAGACGATATCGAGAAACTCGTGTGGCAGCAGCTGCGCACCTGTTTCGATCCTGAAATTCCGATCAATGTCGTAGAGCTCGGTCTGGTTTACAGCGCTGAACTGTCGCAATTAGAGAGTGGCAACTATCGCGCCGACGTGCGTATGACTTTGACCGCGCCGGGATGTGGCATGGGCGATATTTTGGTCGACGACGTGCGCAGCAAGCTCGAGCTGATTCCTACGCTCGAAGACGCAGATGTGGAATTGGTGTTCGACCCGCCGTGGAACCGCAACATGATGTCGGATGCGGCCAAGCTTGAAACAGGGATGTTTTAA
- a CDS encoding asparaginase domain-containing protein, protein MESLLIVTTGGTIDKIYFDAKSDYQVGDPQIGRILEDLGVAFRFRVIALLRKDSLFIDQADRELMRATIEAQPESHVLITHGTDSMVETAKVLAAIPDKVIVLTGALNPARFEGSDAEFNIGCAVGAVQSQRPGVYIAMNGRIWDPANVRKNVEANRFEAS, encoded by the coding sequence ATGGAATCCCTGCTTATCGTCACCACAGGTGGCACGATCGACAAGATTTACTTCGATGCGAAGTCGGACTATCAAGTCGGCGACCCGCAGATCGGCCGCATTCTGGAAGACCTGGGCGTGGCGTTTCGCTTCCGCGTGATTGCGCTGCTGCGCAAAGACTCGTTGTTTATTGATCAAGCAGACCGAGAACTCATGCGCGCGACGATCGAAGCGCAGCCGGAGTCACACGTGCTGATTACGCACGGCACCGATTCGATGGTGGAAACCGCAAAGGTGCTGGCCGCGATTCCAGACAAAGTCATCGTGTTGACGGGTGCACTAAACCCCGCGCGCTTTGAGGGTTCTGATGCCGAGTTCAATATCGGGTGTGCGGTCGGTGCTGTGCAATCACAGCGGCCTGGCGTATACATCGCGATGAACGGCCGAATTTGGGATCCGGCCAACGTCCGTAAGAACGTGGAAGCCAATCGTTTCGAAGCGAGCTGA
- a CDS encoding DUF2069 domain-containing protein yields the protein MSKSRAVLMLALCALIALYVFWFKEKTVALAVFAVPVVLLLLGVSLKRRTAGFWSALFALLWFSHGVMVAWTRAPERAYAWAEIVLAVVIVFAASIPGMQSRFAKRTDTPSL from the coding sequence ATGAGCAAGTCGCGCGCCGTTTTGATGTTGGCCCTTTGCGCGTTAATTGCGCTTTACGTGTTTTGGTTCAAAGAAAAAACGGTCGCATTGGCTGTGTTCGCGGTGCCGGTCGTGTTGCTCTTGCTCGGTGTAAGCCTCAAACGCCGCACAGCCGGTTTTTGGTCAGCCCTGTTTGCCCTGCTCTGGTTCTCGCACGGTGTCATGGTGGCTTGGACGCGCGCACCTGAGCGCGCGTATGCATGGGCAGAGATTGTGCTGGCGGTCGTCATTGTTTTTGCCGCAAGCATTCCCGGCATGCAATCCCGATTCGCGAAGCGAACCGACACGCCCTCGCTATAA
- the wrbA gene encoding NAD(P)H:quinone oxidoreductase has product MADILVLYYSRGGSVAALARQIARGIEEVPGMHARLRTVPPVAVQTEVAMPPVPEEGAPYVSKRDLEDCAALALGSPTRFGNMAAPVKQFIDTLGAEWASGTLVDKPACVFTSTASMHGGQESTLLSMLVPLLHHGCVITGIPFYGTALSETTSGGTPYGASHFAGPRDDATLTEHEIELARGLGTRLARITLSLKSA; this is encoded by the coding sequence ATGGCGGACATTTTGGTGCTGTATTACAGCCGTGGTGGCTCGGTCGCCGCATTGGCGCGACAAATTGCCCGCGGCATCGAAGAGGTGCCCGGCATGCACGCACGCTTACGCACCGTACCGCCGGTGGCCGTGCAAACAGAAGTGGCCATGCCACCGGTGCCCGAAGAAGGCGCACCTTATGTGAGCAAACGTGATCTTGAAGACTGCGCGGCGTTGGCGCTTGGCAGCCCCACGCGTTTCGGCAATATGGCCGCACCGGTAAAACAATTTATTGATACCTTGGGTGCGGAATGGGCCAGTGGCACCTTGGTCGACAAACCTGCCTGCGTGTTTACCTCGACCGCCTCGATGCATGGTGGCCAAGAATCCACTTTGCTGTCGATGTTGGTGCCCCTTCTGCATCACGGCTGTGTCATCACAGGCATTCCGTTCTACGGCACGGCGCTGTCTGAAACCACGTCCGGGGGCACGCCGTATGGCGCAAGCCACTTTGCCGGACCACGCGACGATGCCACGCTGACCGAACACGAAATCGAATTGGCGCGCGGACTCGGCACGCGCCTCGCACGTATCACGCTCAGTCTGAAAAGCGCATGA
- a CDS encoding YihY family inner membrane protein, with amino-acid sequence MDLREQLTAYRHRIADPIRRRTFLRFVAERFWGDRLFESAGSLAYTTVFALVPLATVVFGMLSAFPVFAKWRVQLSDYIFSNFVPSSAREVEKYVIQFSDGAAQLTAAGVIALVISLLITLTSLESTFNRIWRVSVARPKFGRFLVYWTVLTLGSLVAVASLALSSKFFALTVFESAPGRALETLALRSTPTLIEFAAFTLLYKVVPHRTVKWAHALGGAVFAVVGFELVKWGIGAFIGNFSSYSKLYGALAFVPIFLLWMYLVWVSVLLGASFASSLSAFRYQPPALRLPEGFEIYGMLRMLGRFHLARKKGRGMHSEDLQSLDPMLTDALVQDMLGYLNGVGIVQRAENGEWFLARDLDEVNLQELYVAGRLRVPVHEAHLPCHEDALGQAVLRVMDELRIPMREKLKRRVSSIYEGLEP; translated from the coding sequence ATGGATTTACGTGAACAGCTCACTGCCTATCGGCACCGGATTGCCGACCCGATTCGGCGTCGCACCTTTTTGCGTTTCGTTGCGGAGCGCTTCTGGGGCGACAGATTGTTCGAATCGGCGGGCTCGTTGGCATACACCACGGTCTTCGCCCTAGTCCCATTGGCGACGGTCGTTTTCGGCATGTTGAGTGCGTTTCCGGTCTTTGCCAAATGGCGCGTCCAGCTGAGCGACTACATTTTTTCGAACTTCGTGCCGTCGTCGGCGCGCGAGGTAGAAAAGTATGTCATTCAATTTTCAGACGGCGCCGCGCAACTCACGGCGGCTGGTGTCATCGCCTTGGTGATTTCACTGCTCATCACATTGACGAGCCTTGAGTCGACCTTCAATCGCATTTGGCGTGTGAGTGTTGCGCGTCCCAAGTTCGGTCGTTTCTTGGTGTATTGGACCGTGCTGACATTGGGCAGCTTGGTCGCGGTGGCGAGTTTGGCGCTGTCCTCCAAATTCTTCGCGCTGACGGTGTTCGAATCTGCACCGGGTCGCGCGTTGGAAACACTTGCTTTGCGTTCCACGCCCACTTTGATTGAGTTCGCTGCTTTCACGCTGCTGTACAAAGTGGTTCCGCATCGCACAGTGAAGTGGGCACATGCGCTGGGCGGTGCGGTGTTCGCAGTGGTCGGATTCGAGTTGGTGAAGTGGGGCATTGGTGCGTTTATCGGCAACTTCAGCAGCTATAGCAAGTTGTATGGCGCGTTGGCCTTTGTGCCGATCTTCCTGTTATGGATGTACCTCGTTTGGGTGTCGGTGTTGTTGGGTGCTTCGTTCGCCTCCAGCTTGTCTGCGTTCCGCTACCAACCGCCTGCATTGCGTTTGCCCGAAGGCTTCGAGATCTACGGCATGTTGCGCATGCTCGGTCGCTTCCATCTCGCGCGTAAGAAAGGGCGTGGCATGCACAGCGAAGACCTGCAAAGTCTTGACCCCATGCTGACGGATGCCTTGGTGCAAGACATGCTGGGTTACTTGAACGGCGTGGGGATCGTGCAACGCGCTGAGAATGGCGAGTGGTTCCTCGCGCGCGATCTCGACGAAGTCAATCTGCAAGAGTTGTACGTCGCCGGCCGCTTGCGCGTGCCCGTGCACGAAGCACATCTGCCGTGCCACGAAGACGCACTCGGCCAAGCCGTGCTTCGCGTCATGGACGAGCTACGCATTCCCATGCGCGAAAAACTAAAACGTCGCGTCTCAAGCATCTACGAAGGCCTGGAACCATGA
- a CDS encoding TlpA disulfide reductase family protein, giving the protein MSLSVKGLDGKAIELAALRGQWVVVNMWATWCGPCIEEMPELSALDSMHEDVTVIGLDMEDIQLEDLKAFLEKHPVTYPIAAMDPMQPPAGFGAVQFLPKTWLIDPTGKLHKIFAGPVNAALLRGEIDSATKAKK; this is encoded by the coding sequence ATGTCTTTGTCGGTGAAGGGCTTGGACGGGAAGGCGATTGAGTTGGCGGCGTTGCGGGGGCAGTGGGTGGTGGTGAATATGTGGGCGACGTGGTGTGGGCCGTGCATTGAAGAGATGCCGGAGCTGTCGGCGTTGGACAGCATGCATGAAGACGTCACCGTGATTGGTCTTGATATGGAAGACATTCAGCTTGAAGACCTGAAGGCCTTCTTGGAAAAACATCCGGTCACTTATCCGATTGCGGCGATGGATCCGATGCAGCCGCCGGCCGGCTTTGGCGCTGTGCAGTTTTTGCCGAAAACGTGGTTGATTGATCCGACGGGCAAGCTGCACAAGATCTTTGCAGGCCCCGTCAATGCGGCCCTGCTTCGCGGTGAAATTGACAGCGCAACCAAAGCAAAGAAATAA
- a CDS encoding GNAT family N-acetyltransferase, whose product MTEKTQIKQATLDDLDDLTVLFDAYRVFYACKSDPLRAHDWLRARIGNNESTVLLARVGGSAAGFVQLYPMYSSVHTARIWILNDLFVDPAHRRAGIAQDLLDAAKAFARDDGARAILLETNRDNAAARALYQGNGWSEDDTQWYSLKL is encoded by the coding sequence ATGACTGAAAAAACGCAGATCAAGCAAGCAACCCTTGACGACCTGGATGACCTGACCGTGTTGTTTGACGCGTATCGCGTCTTCTATGCATGCAAGTCAGACCCTTTGCGGGCACATGATTGGTTGCGTGCGCGCATCGGCAATAACGAATCGACCGTGCTCTTGGCGCGTGTGGGCGGCTCAGCTGCCGGATTTGTGCAGCTCTATCCAATGTATTCCTCGGTGCATACCGCACGCATTTGGATTCTCAACGATTTGTTCGTGGACCCGGCGCATCGCCGTGCGGGCATCGCCCAGGATTTGTTGGATGCGGCTAAAGCGTTTGCACGCGACGATGGTGCGCGCGCGATTCTCTTGGAAACCAACCGCGACAATGCCGCAGCGCGCGCCTTGTATCAGGGCAATGGATGGTCGGAAGACGACACGCAGTGGTACTCGCTCAAGCTTTGA
- the prfA gene encoding peptide chain release factor 1, protein MLPGLRRKLEALAERREELERMLADPSVIGDQNTFRKLSREFARLEPVVIALAAERQARDDLRAAEDMRSDPELREMAEEEVASARTRLASLEGELMAQLLPRDARDDGSLYLEVRAGTGGDEAALFAGDLFRMYSRFAERQGWRVDIESANEAERGGYKEVIARIEGEGAYSKLKFESGTHRVQRVPETESQGRIHTSAATVAIIAEDAGEVEIEINPADLRVDTFRSSGAGGQHVNKTESAIRITHIPTGVVVENQTERSQHANRDKAMRRLKSMLVEAEIERRDAAQAADRKLQVGSGDRSQRIRTYSYPQGRITDHRVEGLTLYDLLAVMEGNLDVLIARLQSEAQADALAKLTDEA, encoded by the coding sequence ATGCTACCGGGACTCCGCCGCAAACTTGAAGCGCTCGCAGAGCGGCGCGAAGAGCTTGAGCGGATGTTGGCAGACCCAAGCGTCATCGGTGATCAAAACACCTTCCGCAAACTCTCGCGCGAATTCGCCCGGCTCGAACCGGTTGTAATTGCATTGGCGGCAGAACGTCAGGCGCGCGACGACTTACGCGCTGCAGAAGACATGCGCAGCGATCCAGAACTGCGAGAAATGGCAGAAGAAGAAGTTGCGTCCGCGCGGACGCGATTGGCCTCGCTGGAAGGCGAACTCATGGCGCAGCTGCTCCCGCGCGATGCACGTGATGACGGCAGCCTGTATTTGGAAGTGCGTGCCGGCACCGGTGGTGACGAGGCTGCGCTGTTTGCAGGTGATTTGTTTCGGATGTATTCGCGATTTGCGGAGCGTCAAGGTTGGCGTGTGGACATTGAGTCCGCCAACGAGGCAGAGCGTGGTGGTTACAAAGAAGTCATCGCGCGTATCGAAGGTGAAGGCGCATATTCGAAATTGAAATTCGAATCTGGCACCCATCGTGTGCAACGCGTGCCGGAAACAGAATCGCAAGGTCGAATTCACACTTCAGCTGCGACGGTTGCGATCATTGCCGAAGATGCAGGTGAAGTTGAGATCGAGATCAATCCTGCTGACTTACGCGTGGATACGTTTCGTTCGTCCGGCGCCGGTGGTCAACACGTGAACAAGACGGAATCGGCGATTCGCATCACCCACATCCCAACAGGCGTTGTTGTCGAAAATCAAACCGAGCGCAGTCAGCACGCGAATCGTGACAAGGCGATGCGTCGACTGAAGTCGATGTTGGTAGAAGCAGAAATTGAACGTCGTGACGCAGCGCAGGCAGCGGATCGCAAGTTGCAAGTGGGCAGTGGTGACCGTAGCCAACGCATTCGCACCTATAGCTACCCGCAGGGTCGCATTACGGATCACCGGGTGGAAGGCTTGACCTTGTACGATCTACTCGCCGTGATGGAAGGCAATTTGGATGTCTTGATTGCGCGACTGCAATCAGAAGCGCAGGCCGATGCACTGGCCAAATTAACCGACGAAGCCTGA
- the hemA gene encoding glutamyl-tRNA reductase produces MPLHAIGLNHQSAPIAMRERVAFEGERLASALVALKAQPGVHEIAVLSTCNRTEVYAVTDTHTSPVAEWLATHAAGSSDLHDYLYTHGDAEAARHLFRVATGLDSMILGEPQILGQVKQCWSEAKSAGTLGPHLDRLFQHAFATAKRARTETAVGNSSVSVAASAVKLSRESFVRPQDAAILLVGAGETIELVARHLQAAKPKALMFANRTLAHAQNLASQYGGIALPLEELPRHLDAADVVFSATASQLPIIQRAHVEAALKTRRHRPMLFMDLAVPRDVAADVAQLKDAFVYTVDDLHRVVEENVQTRRDAASAADAIIDLQVARYMEMLALNTHGKEAVRKIRAHGARAREEAVSRAKSQLAAGHPSEAVIEQLAHALTNKLMHAPTTAIRQAAIQGDAELVRAAGILFPNDDTDDATGTPPQT; encoded by the coding sequence ATGCCTCTGCATGCCATCGGCTTGAACCACCAATCCGCGCCTATTGCGATGCGCGAACGCGTTGCGTTTGAAGGCGAGCGCTTGGCGTCTGCGCTCGTTGCTTTGAAGGCGCAACCCGGGGTGCATGAGATTGCGGTTCTCTCAACGTGTAACCGCACAGAAGTCTATGCCGTCACCGACACGCATACATCGCCGGTCGCCGAATGGTTGGCGACGCACGCGGCGGGCAGTTCAGACCTGCATGACTACCTCTACACACACGGCGATGCCGAAGCCGCACGACATTTGTTTCGTGTCGCAACGGGCTTGGATTCTATGATTTTGGGTGAGCCGCAAATTCTTGGCCAAGTGAAGCAGTGTTGGAGTGAGGCGAAGTCGGCCGGCACACTCGGGCCACATTTGGATCGCCTCTTCCAACATGCGTTTGCCACGGCTAAGCGCGCGCGCACTGAAACTGCCGTGGGCAATAGCTCGGTGTCTGTCGCGGCCTCGGCCGTCAAGTTGTCGCGCGAGTCGTTTGTACGCCCGCAAGATGCCGCCATCTTGTTGGTGGGCGCAGGCGAAACGATAGAACTCGTTGCGCGTCATTTGCAGGCAGCCAAGCCAAAAGCTTTGATGTTTGCGAATCGCACCTTGGCGCATGCGCAAAATCTCGCCAGCCAGTACGGCGGGATTGCCTTGCCGTTGGAAGAACTGCCGCGCCACCTTGATGCCGCCGACGTTGTGTTTTCGGCAACGGCCAGCCAACTGCCGATCATTCAACGTGCGCATGTCGAGGCCGCATTGAAGACGCGCCGTCATCGTCCGATGCTGTTTATGGATTTGGCCGTGCCGCGCGACGTTGCAGCGGATGTGGCGCAATTAAAAGACGCGTTTGTCTATACCGTCGACGACCTTCATCGTGTCGTTGAAGAGAATGTGCAGACGCGACGTGATGCCGCCTCGGCCGCAGATGCCATCATCGATCTGCAGGTCGCCCGCTATATGGAGATGCTGGCATTGAATACGCATGGCAAAGAGGCGGTCCGCAAGATCCGTGCACATGGCGCGCGTGCACGCGAAGAGGCTGTGTCTCGTGCGAAGTCACAGCTTGCGGCCGGCCATCCGAGCGAAGCCGTGATTGAACAACTTGCGCACGCACTGACAAACAAATTGATGCACGCGCCGACGACAGCGATTCGACAAGCCGCAATTCAAGGTGATGCCGAGCTCGTTCGTGCAGCCGGCATCCTTTTCCCTAACGACGACACAGACGATGCTACCGGGACTCCGCCGCAAACTTGA
- a CDS encoding tetratricopeptide repeat protein, translating to MLDFSLRKPIFSALCATVFLLAPSLHAQQVVKDENRSQSKPASPEVMRETLAAEFATQQGRLKEGAQSYLNAARAADDGVLAERATRLALLADEDEIAKQALVIWKRHPTANTSTFDMAELSLALRESRVSEATRLASRLIAQKDQQGWRYALLVLSSGSRKVAVSAEVLKKLADTNALPTQLDPWLAFAGLAQRLGEPELARRMVAEVVTRFPTEPRVQLLRASQLRDEGRIEEARAVLTSVEKNASTNPRLRILVANEYDLNGDPLSAARVMATGTQDDDTYGLRAAMLAKAEDDAALAKLYQEINARPQKSQRLMLILGSVDETLKRFPQATAWYEKIVDPDWREPAQIRLANILFETKKTAQAYAAVKTLQSDPRVSDNGRRDAFVLEAEFRQKEKDGPGEIEAYNRGLAAMPDDNALLYARGLAWERLDRIDKAESDLRAILATEPENTMALNALGYTLADRTTRYAEALQLIDRARLAEPSNAAIIDSYGWVLYRLGRIREALPHLRHAFALQRDAEIAAHIAEVLWKLGQREEAKTWIATAKKIDPENRALRRAIELIGV from the coding sequence ATGCTTGATTTTTCACTTCGAAAGCCAATCTTCAGCGCACTTTGCGCAACGGTTTTCTTGCTTGCGCCATCACTCCACGCGCAGCAAGTGGTGAAAGATGAGAATCGTTCGCAATCAAAGCCTGCGTCACCTGAGGTGATGCGCGAAACCCTTGCCGCTGAATTTGCGACCCAACAAGGCCGCCTGAAAGAGGGCGCACAGTCGTATTTGAATGCAGCGCGCGCAGCCGACGACGGCGTCCTTGCAGAACGCGCCACACGTTTGGCCTTGCTCGCCGATGAAGATGAGATTGCGAAGCAAGCCTTGGTCATTTGGAAACGTCATCCGACAGCCAATACCTCAACGTTTGATATGGCCGAACTCAGCCTCGCCTTGCGCGAATCGCGTGTGTCGGAAGCAACGCGACTGGCGTCAAGACTCATTGCGCAGAAAGACCAGCAAGGTTGGCGCTATGCGCTGTTGGTGTTATCGAGCGGTAGCCGCAAGGTCGCCGTTAGCGCAGAAGTACTGAAGAAACTGGCAGATACCAATGCCTTGCCGACGCAGTTGGATCCATGGCTTGCCTTTGCAGGCCTGGCGCAGCGTTTAGGTGAGCCCGAACTTGCGCGTCGCATGGTGGCAGAAGTTGTCACGCGCTTTCCAACAGAGCCACGTGTGCAGTTGTTGCGCGCATCGCAATTGCGCGACGAAGGACGCATCGAAGAAGCGCGTGCCGTGTTAACCAGCGTAGAGAAGAACGCGAGCACGAATCCACGCCTTCGCATTCTTGTAGCGAACGAATACGACTTGAACGGCGACCCCCTCAGCGCGGCACGCGTGATGGCCACCGGTACGCAAGATGACGATACCTACGGCTTGCGCGCGGCGATGCTTGCGAAAGCCGAAGACGATGCGGCACTTGCAAAGCTCTATCAAGAAATCAACGCACGCCCACAGAAGTCACAACGTTTGATGCTGATTCTTGGCAGCGTCGACGAAACTTTGAAGCGCTTTCCGCAGGCAACCGCTTGGTACGAAAAGATTGTCGATCCGGATTGGCGAGAGCCTGCGCAAATCCGTCTCGCCAACATTCTTTTTGAAACAAAGAAAACCGCTCAAGCCTATGCGGCAGTGAAAACGCTTCAGAGTGATCCGCGGGTTTCAGACAACGGAAGACGCGACGCCTTCGTTTTAGAGGCCGAGTTCCGTCAAAAAGAAAAGGACGGCCCAGGCGAGATCGAAGCCTACAACCGTGGCTTAGCTGCAATGCCAGACGACAACGCCTTGCTCTATGCGCGCGGTTTGGCATGGGAGCGTCTTGATCGCATCGACAAAGCAGAATCCGATTTGCGCGCAATCTTAGCCACAGAGCCAGAAAACACCATGGCTTTGAACGCCCTTGGCTACACCTTGGCAGATCGCACCACGCGCTATGCCGAAGCCTTGCAATTGATCGATCGCGCACGACTGGCAGAGCCTTCCAATGCCGCCATCATCGATAGCTATGGCTGGGTGTTGTATCGACTTGGACGAATACGCGAGGCCTTGCCGCATCTTCGCCACGCGTTTGCCTTGCAGCGCGATGCGGAAATCGCCGCGCATATTGCCGAAGTGCTGTGGAAGCTGGGTCAGCGCGAAGAAGCGAAGACTTGGATTGCGACGGCAAAGAAAATCGATCCTGAGAATCGCGCCTTGCGACGCGCCATCGAATTGATTGGAGTGTGA
- the lolB gene encoding lipoprotein insertase outer membrane protein LolB → MYKWSLALGVAALSSCASVPKSSTAPVAAVTCASATTSSTCANALDALNRASEKLHAIESDASSGFALEGRVAISQGRDGGNANIDWHAETLRTYTVALSAPITGQSWRLEVTPAQATVHGMKGGPRSGADPTALLKQATGWTIPVTEMRYWIQARPAPGVETTDLVFQDTAATRLLGFTQSGWTLSFEGLDAQGLPRRIFARKADNQVRLIVDQWAQTPSR, encoded by the coding sequence GTGTACAAATGGTCTCTCGCATTAGGCGTTGCCGCGCTGTCCAGTTGCGCAAGCGTGCCCAAGTCCTCAACGGCCCCGGTCGCTGCGGTGACATGTGCATCGGCGACTACATCTTCGACCTGCGCGAATGCCCTCGATGCGCTCAACCGTGCGAGCGAAAAACTGCACGCCATTGAAAGCGACGCAAGCTCGGGTTTTGCCTTGGAAGGACGCGTCGCCATCAGCCAAGGGCGCGATGGTGGCAATGCCAATATCGATTGGCACGCAGAAACACTTCGCACCTATACGGTCGCGCTTTCAGCACCCATCACAGGCCAAAGCTGGCGTTTGGAAGTCACCCCCGCACAAGCGACCGTGCACGGCATGAAAGGCGGCCCACGCAGCGGCGCAGATCCGACCGCTTTGCTGAAGCAAGCCACAGGCTGGACGATACCGGTCACGGAAATGCGCTATTGGATTCAAGCGCGCCCCGCACCCGGCGTTGAAACGACGGATCTGGTGTTCCAAGATACAGCCGCGACACGCTTGCTCGGATTTACCCAATCAGGCTGGACATTGTCTTTCGAAGGCTTGGATGCACAAGGATTGCCGCGCCGCATTTTTGCGCGCAAAGCCGACAACCAAGTCAGGCTGATTGTTGACCAATGGGCGCAGACACCCAGTCGATGA